One window from the genome of Parasteatoda tepidariorum isolate YZ-2023 chromosome 8, CAS_Ptep_4.0, whole genome shotgun sequence encodes:
- the LOC107447084 gene encoding transcription initiation factor TFIID subunit 9 — MAEAVDPTSSVGSVRSSPKDIQLMASILKEMGISDYEPRVLNQMLEFSYRYLTTILDDAFLYSTHAKKKCVDNEDVKLAISLYQERVMAAPPARDVILEVAKQRNSMPLPQIKSTAGLRLPPDRHSLTSCNYRLKSASKKRVHTVSRLSISNVTSNLGNKNSALINVNKAPSVLSKGNTNLSPAITKPVVSISKPVPTPIIKFSDGKGVTSSLFPTPPAVTTAINSLPQLLMPTIGINPATTTHILMPTIGVPTTVTNQLLMPSINITTASQQILMPNVGTTSASTPQINMPTVGTMNTEIKMPNDASAKGDMEEDDDYDME; from the exons atGGCTGAAGCTGTAGATCCTACTTCATCTGTTGGGTCTGTGAGAAGTTCACCGAAAGATATTCAATTAATGGCTagtatattaaaagaaatgggTATAAGTGATTATGAGCCCCGAGTTCTTAACCAAATGTTGGAATTTAGCTATC gGTATCTGACAACTATTCTTGATGatgcttttttatattcaactcatgcaaaaaagaaatgtgTTGATAATGAGGACGTAAAGCTGGCTATAAGTTTATATCAAGAAAGAGTAATGGCTGCTCCACCTGCTCGAGAT gtaATTTTAGAGGTTGCTAAGCAAAGAAACAGTATGCCTTTGCCACAAATCAAATCAACAGCTGGATTGCGTCTTCCTCCTGATCGTCACAGTCTTACTTCTTGTAATTATCGATTAAAGTCAGCTTCAAAAAAA agaGTTCATACAGTTTCCAGATTAAGCATAAGTAATGTCACTTCCAATTTAG GAAACAAgaattctgcattgataaatgTGAACAAGGCACCTTCTGTTCTTTCCAAAGGTAATACAAATCTGTCTCCAGCAATAACAAAACCAGTTGTAAGCATTTCAAAGCCTGTGCCGACACCAATCATCAAATTCTCTgatg gaaaagggGTGACATCTTCTTTATTTCCCACACCACCAGCAGTGACAACAGCAATCAATTCTCTGCCTCAATTACTAATGCCTACAATCGGAATAAACCCAGCAACTACTACGCATATTTTAATGCCTACAATTGGTGTGCCTACTACTGTTACAAACCAGCTGTTGATGCCATCTATTAACATTACCACGGCTTCTCAACAAATATTAATGCCTAATGTAGGCACAACTTCTGCATCAACTCCACAAATAAATATGCCCACTGTAGGTACAATGAATACTGAAATTAAGATGCCTAATGATGCTAGTGCCAAAGGGGATATGGAGGAAGATGATGACTATGACATGGAATAA